The nucleotide sequence ACCGGATGGCCTCGTCGAGCCGCAGACGGTCCACGACGGTCACGTCGACGAGATAATCGAAGGATAGTTCCGGATCGTCTCTCAGGAAGATCATGAACGGAAGAAGCGTATCCCGCTCCGCGACGACGCTTTCGCAACCCACCGCGTTGCCGCTGCGGACCGACGCGTCGCCGAACCGGGCCCGGATGCGCATCGCGACTGCGCCCGGGTCTGATTCGGGCCGGCCAACGCCTTCGGTCTGGAGTTCCTCCTGGTTATCCACGTTCGTCCCCTTTTTATTCGAACCCCATCTTGCTGCCCCAGCCCCGCGGATCCGCCTGCCAGTCCATGGCGATATTCCGGTCGTCGTCCGAAAGCTCGCCCCGTTCGCTCATCACGTCCAGAATGGTCACGAAGTCCGCCATGCTCCATTTCGGCAGACCCGCGTTCTGAAATCCCTCCGCGGCGGCGGGAAGGCCATACTCGAATATGGTGGCCACGCCGATCACTTCCACGTTGAATTTGACCGCGTCTTCGGCGGCCTTCAGGACGCCCCCGCCCGTAGTGACGAGGTCTTCGGTGAACAGCACCTTCTGGCCCGGAACCAGCGTGCCCTCGATCCGATGCTCCTTGCCGTACCCCTTCTGGCCCGAACGCGCGTAGACCATCGGCAGGTCCAGCCGGTCGGAAACCCAGGCCGCGAAGGGAATGGCGGCGGTGGCGGTTCCCGCGATGACATCCGGAGGCGTATCGAGCGCGTCGATGATCTCGAGAAAGGCGTCGATAACCACCTTGCGCTCTTCCAGGCAGGAAATGATCAGCCGGTTGTCGCAGTATATCGGCGAGATGATACCGGAACTATAATGGTAGGGCGCTTCGACGTTGATGGTGACGGCTTTGATCTCGAGCAAGAGCTCTGCGATGGCTTTTCTGTTCATTAGTTCGCTTTAGCCTGGGCGACTTTCTCCTGGATCTTCATCAACGCCTGGATGACGTTCTCGGGTCTGGGCGGACAGCCGGGTATATACACGTCCACCGGGATGTACTGGTCCACGCCCTGGACCAGCGTATAGGTATTGAACACGCCGCCGGAGGAGGCGCAGGCCCCCATGGAGATGACCCACTTGGGCTCTGGCATCTGGTCATAGATCTTCTTCAGCACGGGCATCATCTTGATGGATACCCGCCCTGAAACGATCAGCAGATCGGACTGGCGGGGGGAAAACCGGATGGCTTCGGCTCCGAAGCGGGCCAGGTCGAACCGGGAAGCCAGGGTCGCCATGAGCTCAATGGCGCAGCACGCGGTGCCGAAGGGCATGGGCCAGAGGGAGTTCTTACGGGCCCAGCCGACCATCTCGTCGACCTTGGTGGTCATGACGTTTTCCTGTAACTGGTCTTCTAATCCCATTCAAGGGCTCCCCGTTTCCATTCGTATAGGAATCCGATGACGAGCAGGAGGAAGAACACGCCCATGGCCGCGGCGCCGTATAACTGAAGATCGCTATAAACCACGGCCCATGGGTAGAGGTAAATGATCTCCACGTCGAAAAGGATGAAAAGTATGGCGATCAGGTAGAACTTGACGGAGAAGTTCTTTCGCGCGGAATCCTTGATCGGAACGCCGCATTCGTAAGACGCTAGCTTGGATGCACTGGTTTTTTTTCTGCCGATGAAAGAGGAAAGGGTAACGATTACGGCCGCCACGAGGAGGACGAGGACGACGAGCAGGATAAGGGGAAGGTAGGACATTGAACCGAATTACTGGATGTACGGAAAGATCGGTCGACGAAACGCAACTTCCTGGGTACATCTATCCTTGAACTCGCCGATCAAGATAAACCGCCGGGGGAAGTTGTCAAGGACTAATCGATTTTATCTTTGAGCGTCCCTTCAGGAGTCTCTAAGTCGTTGCTTCTCCGAGATACGCCATGCATGAGATGTCGGGAAATCGGCCATCGCGAACGTGGTCAGGAACGGAAGATCTTCAGATTGAGATCGTTGATTTCCCGATAATGTTTTCTATTGGCCGCGCAGAGGGTCAAATGATGTTCGACTGCGGTTGCCGCAATCAGGGCGTCGGCCAGGTACAGCGCCGTCTTGAGCGTGTATTCTTCCATATAGACGGACGCTCTGTGTCCGATGTTTTCTGTGAGAGGCAGAGTCTGAAAGGCGAGATCATTGAGGAGATTCTTTATTTTCTTCATTTCCTGCCGATTTCTGACACCCTGGATGAACTCCGTGTAGGTAACCATTGATATCCGGCGGTCATCAGCAGCTTCGACAAGTTGCGCGGCCCCTTCGTGTCCCCTGAAAACCCAAATCAACACATCGGTATCAAAAATCATCCAGGCGGCCTTTTCTCAGATTGCGTACGTAAGTATCGACATCGGCTGTTTCTTTCCTGTCTCGCCACATCCCGAACGCCTCATGGTCTTTTACGGATTTGTCCGTTCGATGCCGGCTGGGAGAAAGAATGGCCTTTTCTTTGCCGCGATAAAAAATGGTAACCGATTCGTTACGGTCAAGCGCGAGCAGAACGTCTCTCATGCGTCGTCGCAGGTCAAGTATGGATGCTTTCATAACTCCTCCTTGAAGTGTACACTTGATATGATCAATTGTCGAAAAGACGTCAAGTTGCAAATCCACTTACCGACCTGTCACCGACCCGCGCCTGCATCCGTGGAACGAATATATGGAACAACCATCCGAAGATGTTCCTTGACGTCCCGCCAGACGCTTTCTCATCTTATCCTCACCGAAACGCCCGGAAGCGCTTGATCATCGAACCGCGCAGTCAGTTCTTAGTGGGCGAGACTCCGCGCGGGGCATAGCAGTAGAACGCATATGGATTACGGAAAGGAACGCGCGCTATAATGGCGGAAGCACAGATCGCGGTCATCGGCGGGACGGGGTTCTACGGGATGGAGGGCCTGACGGACGTTGAGGAAGTGCGGCCCGAAACCCCCTTCGGCGATCCGAGTGACGCCATCGTGACCGGCACCCTCGAGGGCCGGCGCGTGGCGTTTCTGGCCCGCCACGGCCGGGGCCACCGCGTCGCGCCGTCTGAAATCAACGTGCGGGCGAACATCTTCGCGCTGAAGACGCTGGGCGTCCGGTGGATTCTCTCGGTAAGCGCCGTGGGCAGCCTCCAGGAGAACATACGTCCGCGGGATTTCGTCATACCGGACCAGTTATACGACCATACCCGGCATCGCACGACGAGCTTTTTCGGAAGCGGCCTCGTGGTGCACGTGGGACTCGCCGAACCCTTCTGCGGACCGCTTCGCCGCTTGCTTGTCGGCGGCGCCGAATCGACGGGGCTGACGGTGCATGACGGCGGAACCTATCTCTGCATGGAAGGACCGCAGTTCTCTACCAGGGCGGAGTCGAACGTCTACCGGGGCTGGGGGTTTTCGGTCATCGGGATGACGGCGGCGCCGGAAGCCAAGCTCGCCCGGGAGGCGGAGATCTGCTACGCCGCCATCGCGTGTTCCACCGACTACGACTGCTGGCACGAGGAACACGCTTCCGTCACGGTCGATATGATCATCGAGAACCTGCACGCGAACGTGGAACAGGCGCGCCAGGTGGTCCGCCACGTCGTGCCGGCCATTCCGCTGGAAAGCACGTGCCGCTGTCACAACGCGCTGGCCAACGCCATCGTTTCCGACCGCGGCTCGGTGCCCGCCGCCACGCTGGAGAAGCTGAAGCCGATCGTGGGCCGGTATTTCGAGTAAAAACCAGGAAAGGTTAAACGCGCGGACGCCGGGCCAGTCCACTCGCATGTCAAGGTGTTAAAACGGCACGGACGCCGGGCCAGTCCACCCACATGTCGTCGCCGGGAGGCGCGTCCTCGTCCAGGTCCGCCCGCTTGTAGTCGTAAAGGACCGCCTGGCGGATCCGGCCCGTCCGGTTGTGACCGACGGAATGGCCCATGCGGTGGTGCCAGAACACGATATCGCCGGCCTTGCCGTGGCAGTCCATGTAGGGCATTTGGCTCACCTCGTCCTTGTGGGCCAGGTATTCGGCTGTCTTGTCGAAGACATAGCGCCGCGTGAAATCCCGGAAGAAAATCCGGTGACTGCCCGGCCATACGGTGAATCCGCCGCCGCCGGGCTCCACGTCGTCAATGTACCCCACGACGCCGAGATGAAAGGGATGGGCGTCCACGTGGCAACCCAAGGGACGGGGCGGCTTGGCGCCCTCGGGGAGGACGCAGTAAATGCCGCGGATCCGGTCCGGCTCGACCAGCTTGCCCTTCCCGAGCAACTGCTCCGCCATGCCCATCACGGAAGGATCGGTGGCGAGGAGGCGGACCATCCAGTCCTCTCCGCCCGGTTTCCGGTACTTCCACATGAAGTTGTGGCGATGGGAGGCGCTGTCGTCCACCGGTTCGGCGAAGGGTCCGATCCAGGTTTCCGGCTTGCCGCGCTCGAGGGGCGGCGGCAGGTTGCTCCACATGCGTTCCCTGCCCCGGGCCATCAGGTCGGGATCCAGCACGTTGCGCTTGACCAGGTAGCCTTCGCGGACGAAAAATCGGATGTCGTCGTCGTTAAGACGGACCATGTCCATCAACTCTGTCGGTTCGGATAGATGTGAACGGTGAATATATGGGACGGACCGCGGGACGTGTCAAGGAGGAACACAACGTGAAGAAATGGATCATCAGGTGGACTGTCGCGGCGGCGCTGCTCCTCTGGGGTCTCACGCCCGATGCCGGCGCGGCCAACGACGGATACCCCCGCCTGGAGGACGTGGATATACTCCACTACCGGATCC is from Gemmatimonadota bacterium and encodes:
- a CDS encoding orotate phosphoribosyltransferase, with product MNRKAIAELLLEIKAVTINVEAPYHYSSGIISPIYCDNRLIISCLEERKVVIDAFLEIIDALDTPPDVIAGTATAAIPFAAWVSDRLDLPMVYARSGQKGYGKEHRIEGTLVPGQKVLFTEDLVTTGGGVLKAAEDAVKFNVEVIGVATIFEYGLPAAAEGFQNAGLPKWSMADFVTILDVMSERGELSDDDRNIAMDWQADPRGWGSKMGFE
- a CDS encoding NADH-quinone oxidoreductase subunit B, yielding MGLEDQLQENVMTTKVDEMVGWARKNSLWPMPFGTACCAIELMATLASRFDLARFGAEAIRFSPRQSDLLIVSGRVSIKMMPVLKKIYDQMPEPKWVISMGACASSGGVFNTYTLVQGVDQYIPVDVYIPGCPPRPENVIQALMKIQEKVAQAKAN
- a CDS encoding NADH-quinone oxidoreductase subunit A; the encoded protein is MSYLPLILLVVLVLLVAAVIVTLSSFIGRKKTSASKLASYECGVPIKDSARKNFSVKFYLIAILFILFDVEIIYLYPWAVVYSDLQLYGAAAMGVFFLLLVIGFLYEWKRGALEWD
- a CDS encoding type II toxin-antitoxin system VapC family toxin, whose translation is MIFDTDVLIWVFRGHEGAAQLVEAADDRRISMVTYTEFIQGVRNRQEMKKIKNLLNDLAFQTLPLTENIGHRASVYMEEYTLKTALYLADALIAATAVEHHLTLCAANRKHYREINDLNLKIFRS
- a CDS encoding type II toxin-antitoxin system Phd/YefM family antitoxin, translating into MKASILDLRRRMRDVLLALDRNESVTIFYRGKEKAILSPSRHRTDKSVKDHEAFGMWRDRKETADVDTYVRNLRKGRLDDF
- the mtnP gene encoding S-methyl-5'-thioadenosine phosphorylase; translated protein: MAEAQIAVIGGTGFYGMEGLTDVEEVRPETPFGDPSDAIVTGTLEGRRVAFLARHGRGHRVAPSEINVRANIFALKTLGVRWILSVSAVGSLQENIRPRDFVIPDQLYDHTRHRTTSFFGSGLVVHVGLAEPFCGPLRRLLVGGAESTGLTVHDGGTYLCMEGPQFSTRAESNVYRGWGFSVIGMTAAPEAKLAREAEICYAAIACSTDYDCWHEEHASVTVDMIIENLHANVEQARQVVRHVVPAIPLESTCRCHNALANAIVSDRGSVPAATLEKLKPIVGRYFE
- a CDS encoding phytanoyl-CoA dioxygenase family protein is translated as MVRLNDDDIRFFVREGYLVKRNVLDPDLMARGRERMWSNLPPPLERGKPETWIGPFAEPVDDSASHRHNFMWKYRKPGGEDWMVRLLATDPSVMGMAEQLLGKGKLVEPDRIRGIYCVLPEGAKPPRPLGCHVDAHPFHLGVVGYIDDVEPGGGGFTVWPGSHRIFFRDFTRRYVFDKTAEYLAHKDEVSQMPYMDCHGKAGDIVFWHHRMGHSVGHNRTGRIRQAVLYDYKRADLDEDAPPGDDMWVDWPGVRAVLTP